cttcataATAAATATATAAGATATCTCTTTTTAAATACTACTAATGTAAACTAATCTTTATTGTCCTTTATCATAATTTAatactcaaaagtacttttttgaaagaGATTGGTCAAATACAATTCACTTATTAAATATCGCAAAAATACTTCTCAAATGAATTGATCAAATACAAACTGCTAATCtctaaaaaataactttttaaattttttaaaaataaatagttttTTCAGCTTGGCCAaactatggccaaacgggtctaAGCAGGGGAAGTAGCAAATCTAGGAAACAAAAGAGAGTGGGTCGAAACCTGACTGTCAAATCTACatattctctctctctccctctgaAGATTCGATTCAGTCGCCGATCATTATTCTTCTCTGCTGTTTCAATCTCTTTCCTTTGCCTCTCTCTACCACAATAATGTTCTCAGATATTACGTTCTAGGTACGTGAAAATTGAAATTATATATAACTTTTTGTCTCTTTAAACACCATTATTATTTGGTATTTACacgttttcttttttcttggtgGCTTGTGAGAAAAGAACTTACAAATATAAACAAATAATTCTTGTTTACTTTTGGAAGTTTTCTGAGTTTCCAAGATTTTAGATTAGTTAAATTTGTCATAAGCTTGAAAGTATTGATATTTATAACTTCTGGTACACTGGACTTTTTTCTATGTTCTTGTTCTTGGGAAAATTTCTAATGTAGCTTGAGACTCTGAGTACAActctttctcccttttttttttttcttcttgtgtgTTGGGCGTGGGTTTATCTGATATCTACCTTTTTCTTTATACTTTTTGTGGGAATTTTATGCTTTTGCAACTGTAAAAAGACTTGTCTGTAAAGTTTTCAACTTTGAATTCCTTGTCTCTGCTTAATGATTTCTTAATTCTCTCTGATAATAGAaatgttttttccttttcttttttttttccttttgcttttcttttttcaacCCAGCTTTTCAAGTTTTCTTATGCAGCTGCtcttgtccccccccccccccgggtgATGATAAATTTCTGTGCATTTCTTGATTGGCAAATGGTGTCTTGAAAGGCTACTCATATGAGAATTACAGCCAAATCTGAACTGCAAAAAGTTGAGTGGTCATCTTTTTTCTAATAACATTGTCTGAAACAGTTTGTGTCGCACGTCGATTATATCATTGGTTAGTTGCGAGTCCAGTAGTTCTCCCCCTTTTAAATTTTGATTGTGAATAGAGATATAAATTCCGGCATGCTTTTTAAAATGGTTTAAGAATATTACTCGTTATACTATTgagttatctatacccctgcagtcatactttggattcaaatatacccctcatttaaatggatggacacgtgtcatcgtcctattggccaattctaaatagctcataattaattaaaaagatatATTATTTGGTACccgaaaagtaattttctaaagcaattttgttttttgtaaaaacgaAAAAAAACGGCAATATttgttttccagtttttacaaaaaaactgttttaaaaaaaactgaaaaatattttctaaaataatatttttgtaaaaactaaaaaaaacagaaaaataattttctaaagcaattaaaaactgaaaaaaaacataaaaaattttaaataaaaactgaaaaaaagaaaatatttgtttttcagtttttataaaaatattgctttagaaaattgctttgtagttttttttttagtttttacaaaacaaattgctttagaaattatttttcagtttttttaaaaatagttttttgtaaaaactagaaaaacaaATATTGTCGTGTTTTCCGAttttagtaaaaaaataattcagtttttaattgctttagaaaattacttttcagttttatttttcagtttttataaaaatattattttagaaaatatttttcatttttttttaaaacagtttttttgtaaaaactggaaaaacaatATTgccgtttttttcagtttttacaaaaaataaaattgctttagaaaattgcttttcgaGTATCAAATAATATGTCTTTTTAATTAACTATGAGctatttagaattggccaacaggacgatgacacgtgtccatCCATTTAAATGAGAGATATATTTGAACctaaagtatgactgcaggggtattcACGTAGAGGAGTATGGGGTACGTGAACCCATGCACCCCTAATTTGTGTATTGCACTGGTATTTTTCTGGTAAAATACTTATATTTTTATGTGGGAACCCATGCTCAAAAGAGCATTTAGTGTAGTGGTTGCATAATGCTCCTTTGATTGACCCTAGATCAAATCCACGCCCTATCTTTTAATTGAAAGCCagttttctatttcttttttttcttctttcttttctatgcctgatctttcttttttgtttcagtTGAAATCCCACACCGTatctttcttttctgtttcttttttcttccctttgttctttctCTATTTTGGTTCACTCTTTTACCTATCTTTGGattaaattcttatatttttttttgttggctttcatttcctttttcttcttttgtttttggtTCAATCTTTGAGTTTCAAAACTCTAAAAAGgtctaagtgggcgtttggacataaagaattgtaaaattctaaaaaaaggtaaaattgtttttcaagtgaaaatgatatttgaaaattagaattgtgtttggatataaatataattttgggttgtttatgaatttttgtgagtgatctgagtgaaaattttgaaaaacagctttttggaggtttttaaattttataaaaattccaaaatttatcttcaagtgaaaattggaaattttataaccaaacactgatttcgaaaaaaagtaaaaaaattttgaaaaaaataaaaaaattcttatgtccaaacaggctataagttaGTTTgaattttttcaatttcaaattctctttcttcattttccattctCTTTTCGAATAGCTTTTTAGTTTTATTATATAGAGCTAAGTATTTGTAACTATATCGCTATGATATTATTCTCCAGGGTAGGGAAACTATCATTGATATTCTAAAAGAGAATGGAAAAGGTTTGTAACTATATCGCTATGATATTATTCTCCAAGGTAGGAAAACTATCATTGATTTTTGTCAACGAAATGATGCGTTTTTGTAATAATAATATTGATTGTAGTTTACTTATTAAGCTATTGTCATGGCAACATTTTAGAGAATCAAATCAATTAATAGTGCACCCATTCTCCTAAAATTCGGGACACGCCTCTGCTTCAGGTCATTTAGCTAGGTATAGAATACACACTAAAAGGTTCTCTTTATGGAAATGGGATCTGCTTTTCTTGACATCTCATTATACCTCATACAATATTAGGTAAATAATAATGGTATTAATTAATAATTGTATACTCCATGTTTGTTACATGATCAAAGAAACAACCTATGAGGAGGGGCAAGTCATAATTTCAAGTTCAGATGTTGTCTCTCTCCCATGTACAATTTGTCTTTAAACAATTCAAAATACCTTATCTAGTTTTGTCTCTGCCTTTTCCTTAATACCATAGAGTCAAGTACACATGGGAAGATATGATGGGGTTTCCTTACAAGTATTATAAAAATTCCAAGAAATTGTCTCTACTACTTTTCCTCATTATTGTCttgtgttttccttttccttGAAAGGGGCCAGATTCTTTCTTCACCAACATAGAGATAGAGAAAAATGGAAGGGGATTATACTGTTAATGGTGGTAGAGAGATAGATGGCAAAGTTATGAAGACATTTCAAAAGAGCTTTGTTCAAGTTCAGAACATATTGGACCAGAACAGGCTGCTAATCAATGAGATTAATCAGAACCATGAGTCCAAAATCCCTGACAATTTGAGCAGGAATGTTGGTTTAATTAGAGAACTCAACAACAACATCAGGAGAGTGGTTGACTTATATGCACATCTTTCAGGTAATTTCAACAAATCAATGGATGTTTCAACTGCTACACACAAAAGGGGTAGGCCTGTTTAAACCTCAgacctttctttttcttctctgatGTTGTAGAGAAGATGAATTATTAGATTGTATTATAAACTCTTTAGTACCTACCTCCCCATTTTACAAGAGAAAATAATGACACCCAAATTCTGTTAATGTGTACCTCCAGATCTAATTGAAAGAAGAATGTCTATATCTTCTAGTCTTTCTGCCTTTCTGGGTATATTCTTGATTATGTCCATAGTTCAAAGTCAACTGACCATAAATAGTTTGCGATTGAGGagtagttgttattgttgttcttaAGCCTAATGATATATTGATATTTGATTTGGGTCTTTAGTGTCTTTACAGACTTTCTCTACCACTCTCATTTAATGGAATTTCTTCCTTCATTTCTGCTCAAAGTTTCTTTTCCATATTACCCCAGTTGTGAGAAGTGGAAGTTGTAGTGGCTGGCACTGCTTCTCTATTTCTAAAACatatgatattcaaaagtcacaAGCTCGATTAATCTAGATTCGCACTCACGTGTAGGTCTATTAAAGGTGTAAAGTGTTCCTTACCAAGATGTTCTCCATCAAGGATGGTAAGAAATCAAAGTTCCtcttacaaaaaaaaagaaaaaatgaaaaagtttCAAACTGTTGATGATTTGTATGTGGAGAACTGAGCAGAGTGAAGGAGATGCATCGAAATTCTTTGGGATGAAAAGCAGCTTTAGATTACGTCTTTTTATTTCCCAATCACACAGCACTACAATGAATCTCAAACAGGAAATGATGGGTCTTTTgaccaaaatttcagtaaaactttcCCCCATTTGTTTAAGTTTATTGTTTGTTCCATCCAATGATATTATCTTGGAGAGCATTGATAGGGAAAGACATAGATAATAAATTTATGggatgaaataaataaataaaaagcagCTTGGAAGTTAGTTTAAAGTTTAGAGCACTAGAGTTCCAAGAGAAAGACAGATTATATTATATGAACTGACAAGGGCCCCTGGGCCCTCCTTTTAGATGGAACTCAACTTCTACATGCTTATCACCAACTCTAAGGGTGGTCTTATTGTTTAATGTGTTGTTTTAATTTTGAGATTAtcaattttactattttatcttGGGATTATTATTTCACCTTCTAGTAAGTATAAATTATCTCAGTACTATTTTAATTATGAGATAATTTATCCCAGGATTagtaaccaaacaaagtattacaaaatttttatccaaaaattatttttgcttatcaatcataccaaatgacccctaaggaGTCGCTCGGTTGAGCAACAATTTATGCACGAATTATAATGCAAGAATTAgttatgcaaaaaataaaatttatcgaACATTTGGTTCTTTATTCTAAAAATAGAATATAAAGGGTATGATGATGGTTTTGAGGAAAAGCATAAAGAGAGATtttactttttagttttaattcaTGTATAACTTAATCCATGTATTGTTATACCAAGTTATATTAGGTATAAACTAATATACCAATTGAGGTATGGAAGTTTTAACGTACAAACCGAATAATATATAAAGCAACCAAATTTATACCATGATTATATTATGTTATACCTCAAACCAAACGAACACCAAGTTTCTTTCTATTTGTGTTACATTTCGTTATCTCTTTCCTTTGGTATGTACATTCGTAACGGATCCAACCATGGTTCATCGGTTCAATAAAATCTGATGTTTTAAACTCGAACTTTTATATGCATATGAAAAAACAAACATAAATAGAGTTAAATATGTGCAAATTCAATTATGTGACTCATAATGCGGATGTATACGTGAGACTTGATGCACAATAtgaagattaggaatgaagatattcgggacaaggtgggCGTGACTctcgtggaggacaagatgcgggaagcgagacttagatggttcagATATTTGAAGAGGAGGGACAGAGATGCCCCCgtaaggaggtgtgagagatTGGAATCGCTGGGTCTGATGAGAGGTAGAGTTAAGCAAAAGAAGTACTGCGtggaggtgattaggcaggacatgacgcTGCTTCAGTTTATCGagaacatgacccttgataggagggtgtagaGGTCGAAAATTAGAATAGAGAGGTAATAGATAGTCATGAGCCATGTATTTTCTATTTTAGATTTCAATTCCTACTTCCCTTTTCTCTTGCTTAGATTTTCTTGTTATCTTGTTGACGTTACTTTATGTTATCTTGTTAACGTTACTTTATGTTATCTTGTATTTATTGCATGTTGTTATCTTGTTCTGCTTCTTTTTGCATCTTTTCTTGAGCCtagggtctatcgaaaataatCTCTATCTTCTCAacgtaggggtaaggtctgcatatacactatcctccccagacctcacttgtgggattacactggatcTACTATTGTAGTTGTAAATAGAGTTAATATAGGTGAAATAGCCTAAATGGAACCTCTACTTGTTTCAGTTTGTCATGCCGGTCCCCGTACTTATGATTTTGCTAAGTGAACACTTACACTCATTCAAACCCTGTGTAATAAACACTTACGACTAGAGGTTGCGGGTATGTGTAATATAGTCTCCTACACGTAGGACTTCACCTTATTATTAGTGCCGCATAGGaaaagaaaagatagaaaaatagcACTTAACCCCAAACCCAATATTTTCCTCCATTTTACATTTTGCCGATTAGATTAGGGCTTGAAAAATCTCGAACCTTTTCCATCTGCCTCTCTTCTCCGTCATCGTTGCCAGCATATGCAATCATCAATTGTGTCATCTAAATTTCTGGTGTAAGTTCCTTCATCTGTTCTTGAATCATTTGTCTTATTGATCTTCATTTCCCTCTTTGATTTAGGGTTTTTAGGAGAAGGCTGTATTAAAtcatattttttgtttaatttattgAATATATGGGGCTTTTATTGTGTTTCGTTACCTTTTGAAGTGTAAAACTCTTTGATTTAGTGTCATGCATGTAATGCCATATTTGGTTTTTTTTAAGCAACTATACCACTCGGCAGCACTTACCtagtggctaatatataaataaaatcccaaaatgggtCCAAAGCTTACAAGATGTCCTAACCAAAATAGAAGTTACATGAAGCTACTAGCtattaaaaagatagaaaagctaaAATCCAATGAACTAGCTATTACAATATAATAAGTTGAATGCTTCCTTCTCCTATCAGTGTATGTGAATCCAATTGTCATTGGAAAATACCAAGCACCACCTAtcaagctctcaccaggcgccaGGGTATACTGTCCATAGGCTAAAATGAATTCTAAACATCTCCACCACAGAGTTGAAGCCAACATAGTCCTCCAAGTGTAGCTACTATATGATCTCCATATGCAGTGAACTGATTTTGTCCAAGTATTAATCATGTGCTCACTCATCAAAATAAATGTGTAGAAGAGgagcctggctttaggcaggctttacaaggcaaaagccaggcttgagctggctttaggcaggctttgcaaggcaaaagcctggcatgagctggctttaggccgGCTTTACAAAGCAAAAGCCAGGAATGAGCTGGCTTtaagcaggctttgcaaggcaaaggccaggcTTTGAAACTGTGCCTTTTTGTGATCTTGTAAGCTCAGATCCTTCCCTACTAGAACCTTTAATGTAGACATCATTCTAAATATTGCTAAACCATCCTCAGATTGAGCATGAaagcatgctaataccactgagaaatgattcaacaatctCTAGAAATACCATATGATAGGTTCAGCATTTTCCTTAACATTTAGACATATCAGAAGTAGGATAAATTATACCATCCAACACCTACTTATCGTATTTTTTCTGTACACTATCAAAGCACCCCCAGAATGAGCATGAGACCATGCTAATACTATTGGAAAGTACCTTAATAGTATACTGAATGAGACAAAGAAACATGCAGGTTCGTGCAGAGTCCAATTCTGTGAAGCCATCAGTCTGGGGTTCTTCTCTTTGCTATCCTAACCCTAAGTTTAGGTGATTGAGATTTTTCTAGATTGATCAACCTCCTCCCTGCACTAGGCAGTTCAGAGAATGAATGAAACATAAATGTACCTACAAAAAAAACTcaatgttagctataaaatctgccactgagttgccttctctgaacacatgttgaaaaccacattgaagttgtccttcatctctataattttcttcacatCTTGTGCAATTACACAAGGAGGATCCCATTCCCCTTCTATCACCTTCTTCATCACCAACGAATCAGTTTCTAATATGACAGGGTGAAGATCATGCTCCACACAGTATTCCAACCCTTGAAGAATAGCCTTAGCTTCAGCTACCACATTAGTTGTCACTCCCAGGTCTACTGCCTAGCATATACCACATCACCTTTATCATCCCTCACACAAAAGCCTAGGGAGCTAGGTCCAGGATTGCCCTTTGAGGCTCCATCATTATTATATTTGTACCAACCATGAAAAGGAAGCTGCCACATTACTCTTGTAGTGATCAATATAGGTTtatatccttcaaattattgaaTCATGTATGGCCATAACATTGGAATATTAGGCATCCAAGCATACCTCACCCTTGCCAGTTGATACAATGTCCTATTTAtctcatgaatcaccctatttgtgGACACTAAACTCCCATGTTTACCTgcatttcttctcttccaaaACTCCCAAGTGATGATAGCTGGTACTGCTTGAAATAATGACTTTAATTCTGGACAACACTGAGCATACCACCAATGCCTAATAACCTGCTTCAATTGAATCAATGGCACAGTAATTCCAGCAGCCCCCATGAACAAGTTCCATACCTTAGAGGCAGTAGGACTTGTGACAAATATATGCTGAATGGATTCCTCTTGGGAatgctgacaacaccaacaccTAGACATCACCATTTGCCCTTGCCTTCTCCATATGTCATCAGTGGCTATTCTTTGCCTCAACAATCTTCACAAGAACAAGGATATCTTGAAAGGAAAACTTTTAATCCACATTAACTTGAATTCCTAATTAGGATCAGCCCTATGCCTTAATATTTGCCAAGCACTGCTAACACTGAACTTGCCTGAAGGAGTTGGCATCCAGTATGGGATATCGGACTAACACTGAACTTGCCTGAAGGAGTTGGCATCCAGTATGGCCTATCCCAATATCCCTCACTTCCTTCATATTGCACATTTAGCCTTATATGTTCTGCAATTTCCTCATTGAAAGTTTGATCTAGCAGCTGAACATCCCATGCTTCCCCTTGCCGCAGTTTTGCCATCTCCTGAAGATCTTCATTAATTTGAAAGTCTTCAGGTAATACGTGATAAAGTACACTTAATCCAGTCCAATTTTCATGCAAATATTAGTGGTTTCACTCTTCAATTCCCATACgatctcatgttctacttcttccCTAGCATTCAGCATTTGTCTCCAAACATGAGACCCTTCCCTAAAATACACCACTGTTGGTAGCTCCTTCTTGCAATAATTATTCTACATGAAATTAGACCACAAagattttgtggtcctaaacctcCACCATAGTTTAGCAAACAGTGCCCTTGAGACATCATGTAAGGACCTAAAACCTAGGCCCCCTTCCTCTGTAGGAAGGCAAAGATTTTTCCATGAAGCCCAGTATCTTCTTCTCCCTTCTTCCTTTGTGCTCCAAAAGAACCTAGCAAAAATCTTATGTAGATGCTCCAGGATGTTGTTTGGTGGATCAAGGACTGATAACATGTGAACTGGCATACTTTGCAACACACTAGAGATGAGTGTTGCCTTTCCTCCAAATGACAGCAGCTTTTCTTTCCATGAATACAATTtagccttcaccttcttgataagaTCCTCAAAATAGTCCTTCCTCCTTCTAGTGTAAAAAAATAGGACATCCTAGATATGTGAAGGGGAATTTTCCTCTTGCAAATCCTGTAATAGCTCCAACTGCCTGAAATAATCCAATAGCAACCTTTGAATGCATGtagtatgaactcttatctttgttGATCATCTGACCTGATATCTTCTCATAGTTCCCCAACACTGCCATAATCTTGCTCGAGGAGGGAGGATAAGCAGATGCAAAGATTATGGTATCATCAGCATATGCCAAGTGGTTTAAAGGATCAGACCACTTAGGCATTCCAAATCCCACAAATGACTTGTCTTCAAAGAGCTTATTCAAAGACCTGGAGAGTACCTCAGCTGACAGAATGAACAATGCTGGAGATAGGGGATCTCCTTGCTTGACACCCCTTGTAGACTTAAAGAACCCTGAGGACTGCTCATTCACCAATACTGAATACCAGTTATTTGACATCAAGTTCCACACCATGTTGATGAAGTGCTCAAAAAATCCCATCTTCCTTAGCACATGAAACAAGTACTTCCATGAAACCCTATCATAGGCCTTTGCCATATCAAGCTTGATCACCACATTAGCTGGCTTTCCCCTTAACCTTATGTCAGTGACAATATTTTGAGTCAATAAGATGTTCTCAAATATACTCCTACCCTTTACAAATCCGGATTGATTAGGAGATATTAGAGATGACAGAAAACTCTCCAATCTGTCATGTAACACCCTAGACAAGACCTTGTTAGTGAAGTTGCTCAAACTAAAAGGTCTTAAGTCAGAGAAGGTCTCAGCTCTAGGTTTCTTTGGCAGCAACACTAGATTGGTGTGAGTGATGGATTTAGGCAATGCAGCTCCTCCATAGAAGAGTAGCACCATGTTGTGTATATCAGcaccaataacatcccagcatgtTTGATAAAACAGGCCATTGAATCCATCAGGACCACTAGCACTCTCCCCACTAAGCTCAAAAACTGCTGCCCTTACTTATTCAATTGTTGGCAATCTGCTAAGTTCCAAATTCTGATCCATAGTGACCATTGAAGGTACATTATTGAGCAAGGAAAATTCAGAAGCATTACCTTCATTTGTGAACTATTTTTGATAGAAGTCCATTGCAGATGTAGCCAATTGCTCCTGGTCTTCAATCCATACCCCACTGCCACTTTTAATCCTCTTCAGTtgtaatttctttctttttccattGACATGATTGTGAAAGAAACTTGTATTCCTATCTCCTTCAGCAAACCAAATCATCCTAGCTTTTTGCTTCCAATACTTCTCCTCAATACTCAAGTATTTCTTCAATTCAGATTGAGCCTTTTGAAGCACAATCCTATTCTCAATTGTAGGCTCTTCTTCAAACAACATTTCCTTCACCCTAACAATATCCTCCAAAATAGCCAATTGCTTGAAGATATCACCAAATGTTTCCCTACTCCATTTTGAAAGTGCTGCCTTCACCCTCTTTATATTCTGCTTGAACATCAAAAATGGATCCCCTATGAAATCAGCTTCCCAATTCTGCCTCACCACATCCATGAATGCAGTATGCTTTGTCCAAAAGTTCAAGAACCTAAAAGGCTTGACAAAATTGGTTATCTGCTCCCCACATGTCATTAGCAATGGTGCATGATCTGATCCAGTTCTGATTAGATGCTCAACTTCAATAGTTGGCAACATGTTTTGAAAtggcaaattcacaaaaattctATCCAATCTCTTGAATATACACTCAGCATTAgatctcccattccaccatgtaacTGGACTTCCTTTTTACCCTTGCTCAAACAAACCATAAGAGTTTACACAAAATGCAAAATCCTCATATTCAGAAGGGTGTACTGGAAGTTCCCCTATTTTCTCATCTTCATGCAATAccacattgaaatcccctcctaccaACCATGGTAATTCCATATCACTTGCTAAGAAATACAAGTGATCTCACAATTCTAACCTCTCGATTGCtgaacattttgcataaacaaatgtcATCATCATGTGCTGCTCCAGGTCATGGTGAAACACTCTCACAGTCACCTGTTGCTCAGTATCCTCCACTAATTCCCATTCCACCACTACATCGAAGAACAACCATATTTGTCCATTAATATTTGCATAAGCAGTCTCCATATTCAACCTCCTTCTATATCTATCAATGAGTCCCTTCTTTTGAAAAGGCTCCATCAATGAAACTACACAAAAATTATGCTCTCTATTCATGTTGATCACCCTAGGAAAGGCATGTTGTGTATTCACAGACCTTATGTTCCATATTAATGTTTTGATCATCATCATTTAGATAGAGAAGCTGCCCTCC
The sequence above is drawn from the Nicotiana tabacum cultivar K326 chromosome 13, ASM71507v2, whole genome shotgun sequence genome and encodes:
- the LOC142168098 gene encoding uncharacterized protein LOC142168098, whose amino-acid sequence is MELPWLVGGDFNVVLHEDEKIGELPVHPSEYEDFAFCVNSYGLFEQGIFVNLPFQNMLPTIEVEHLIRTGSDHAPLLMTCGEQITNFVKPFRFLNFWTKHTAFMDVVRQNWEADFIGDPFLMFKQNIKRVKAALSKWSRETFGDIFKQLAILEDIVRVKEMLFEEEPTIENRIVLQKAQSELKKYLSIEEKYWKQKARMIWFAEGDRNTSFFHNHVNGKRKKLQLKRIKSGSGVWIEDQEQLATSAMDFYQK